The genomic segment GGGAGGAGATAGGCTGCACGGAGGTGTCGGTGCAAAAGGCCTCCGAAAGTGGGTAGAGAAGCCGGGCTGCAGCTGGGCACTTGGGCCCGAGGCACATCCTGCTGAAGTGTCCTGGGATGATGATCTTGGTAGTTGGCAAAGCTATGCCAGTAGAGGTTTGAGCGAGAAGACTGTGGGTACCGCATGCCCAACCAGTGGAGGTTGACAGCAGCAGCGTGGCTTTAGTGGACCTAGGCTAGGGCTCTCTGGGCTCTTACCTGTAGGCTGCTCCGCCTGGCCTTACAATTTGACACATCACTGGTTTCACCAGTACCCTGATTCTTTCTCTTAAGGTGGAGGGATGGTAGCCTGGTGGAAGGCTACCTCTCAGGGGCACAGATTgaagagaaatggaataaaagcTGAGGCTGGGAACTCTAGCaggtctgagttcagctcaggatTTATCCTCAGCCTCCCAGAAAAGTCAGGAAGGTGTGGGTTGTATTACTTAGGACAGTGTGTAGTAACCTGAGGGCTCAGAGTAGAACCTATTACAGTAAACCATTTGAAACACACACCCCACTTGGGTGCCCCGTTCCCATCTTCATTCAGGAAGAAACTACATTCTGAGAGTGAGTAAACAAGTCCCACCGTTTTCTGAGTTAGAGGATGAGGGAATCTGAGGGTAGTGTTTACTTCCTGGCCTGGGAAGACCCCGTTCTCTTCCCTTTTGGGCCAGTGAACCACTGGTGGCTGTGCTGATGTGGTCCGGCACAGGGGATGGGGGATCAGAATACCCTGTGCCTCTGTCCCTAGGGAGAGACCCTGTTTTCTATTCTTCTCACATCTTCCAGCTTCTTAAGTTTTTCTGTAAATAGGTAGGGGTATGTTAAGAGGGAAACTGGGGATATATCTCCATACCTGAGTCTCAGGTGAAATGAGGGCTTTGGCACTGACTGCTGTTTTTCCCCTCCACCTCTGGTCCCCTAAATCAGGAGTTTCAGGGTTTTCATTCAGATGAAGATGTGGCCCCCAGTTCCCTGCGCTCTGCGCTCCGATCCCAGCGAGGTGAGTGATGGGGAAACTCTACCTCTGTAGTTTTACAGGAATGTGATTCTTGCTCTTTGTGTCAGCTCTTCCCTGTTCCGCTAGAGTCTCCATCAGTTACAGAGTGTGTTCTGTGTTCAAGCCCAAGCTAGGCTGGGCTGTGGGGGAAACAGACAAGTAAGACTTAGTCCTTGCCTTCCTGGAGTGCCTTCTTCAGTCTGCAGGGCTAGCTTGACCCATCTCCCCACACCTATTCTCCTTTTAGGTCGAGCCCCCCGAGGTCGGGGCCGCAAGCATAAGACGACCCCCATTGCGCCTCCTCGCCTAGCAGATGTTGCTCCTACCCCCCCAAAGACTCCTGCCCGGAAACGGGGTGAGGAAGGCACAGAACGGATGGTACAGGCACTGACTGAACTTCTCCGGCgggcccaggcacccccagccccccgggGCCGGACATGTGAGCCTTCCACTCCACGTCGGTCTCGGGGACGGCCCCCAGGACGGCCAGCAGGCCCCTGCAGGAAGAAGCAACAAGCAGTAGTGGTGGCAGAAGCAGCTGTGACAATCCCCAAACCCGAGCCCCCACCTCCTGTGGTTCCAGTAAAACACCGAACTGGCAGCTGGAAGTGCAAGGAGGGGCCCGGCCCAGGACCTGGGACCCCTAAGCGTGGAGGACAGGCTGGGCGAGGAGGCCGTGGAGGTAGAGGCCGAGGCCGAGGCGGGCTCCCTCTCGTCATCAAGTTTGTTTCAAAGGCCAAAAAAGTGAAGATGGGACAGTTGTCCTTGGGAGTTGAATCAGGTCAGGGTCAAGATCAACGTGAGGAAAGCTGGCAGGATGCCCCCCAAGGAAGAGCTGGATCTGGACAGGGAGAGGGCCCCTGCTGGAGGAAAGAACAAaagctggaggaggagagagagaaggagacagaagaggagaaagacaaggagaaggaggaagagaaggtagAGGGAGCTGGACCTGAAGAGATGATGCTGgcggaggaaaaggaagaggcagagctgcCATCCCCACCCTCGACTCCTCCAGAGCCTCCAGCCCCTGCAGCCCCTGCAGCCCCTCCACCCgctccaccccctccaccccttccaTCTCCTCCATctcttccacctcctccaccccttccacccccaccacccccaccgcccccaccaccccttccacccctccctcctccctcaactTCTCCTTCGTCCCCACTTTGTCCTCCACCACCCCCAgtgtcccctctgcccccaccatcacctccaccaccTCCTGCCCCAGAGGAGCAGGAAGAATCCCCTCCTCCAGTGGTTCCAGCTACATGCTCCAGGAAGAGGGGCCGGCCTCCCCTGACTCCCAGCCAGCGGGCAGAGCGAGAAGCTGCTCGGGCAGTGCCAGAAGGTACTCCTCCCACTCCAACCCCCAGCACCACCACAGGAGGCCCTCTGGAAGACAGCCCCACTGTGGCCCCCAAAAGTACCACCTTCCTGAAGAATATCCGGCAGTTTATTATGCCCGTGGTGAGTGCCCGCTCCTCCCGTGTCATCAAGACACCCCGGCGATTTATGGACGAAGACCCCCCCAAGCCCCTAAAGGTAGAAGTCTCACCTACTCTGCGGCCTCCTGTTGCCATGTCCCCACTCGCCCCCCCAGAACCGGCACCAGCTCCCTCTCCACCGCGTGCCCCAACTCCCCCCTCTACCCCAGTCCCGCTTCCTGAAAAGAGACGGTCCATTCTAAGGGAACCCACATTTCGCTGGACCTCACTGACCCGGGaactgccccctcctcctcctgctcctccaccggccccacctccactccctgCCCCTGTCACTCCATCCCGGAGGCCCCTGCTCCTTCGGGCGCCTCAGTTTACCCCAAGCGAAGCCCACCTGAAGATCTACGAATCGGTGCTTACTACTCCTCTTGGGGCCCCTGAAGCCCCTGAGCCAGAGCCTCCTCCCGCCGATGACTCTCCAGCTGAGCCTGAGCCACGGGCAGTGGGCCGCACCAACCACCTCAGCCTGCCTCGATTTGCCCCTGTGGTCGCCACTCCTGTCAAGGCCGAGGTGCCCCTTCCTGGGGCGCCAACTCTGAGCAATGGGCAGCAGCCTCAGCCTCAGGCTCAGCTACAGCAGCCCCTACAGGCCTTGCAAACCCAGCTGCTGCCCCAGGCATTACCACCACAGCAGCCACAATTACAGCCACAGTTACAACTGCAGCCACAGCCGCCACCACAGCAGCCGCCACCACTGGAAAAGGCCCGTGTTGCAGGCTTGGGTTCCTTACCACTGTCTGGTGTGGAGGAGAAAATGTTCAGCCTCCTCAAGAGAGCCAAGGTGCAGCTGTTCAAGATcgatcagcagcagcagcagaaggtGGCGTCTTTGTTGCCGGTGAGCATGGTGCTTTGGCCAGGCTCCTGCACCCATCGTCCAGCCTTGCTTCTCTTAATTCTCCTTAACTGCCTGTCTCCTCAGTCAGCCTCCAGTATTTCAGGGAACGCTCAGAGCCAGTCCTTTCCTGTCTCTCAGCTTCCTATATTCCTTCCCTgaccccgtccctcccccacgcTAGTCCGCTGGTCCTATCTTTCCTCACTTTCCAGCCTCTGACCCTGTTTATTCCCCCCACCAGCCGAGCCCTGGAGGGCAGATGGAGGAAGTCGTGGGGACTGTCAAGCAACTCTCAGATAGAGGTTCTGTCAGGTCTGAAGATGAATCGATGGAAACTAAGAGAGAGAGACCGTCGGTATGGAGTGGGAGGAAGGCCCTCTGAAGAAGGCTGGTTGCAGGAGCACAAGGGGCTACTTCCACATGTATTCCTGGTTTCTCCTCCCCTAGGGCCCCGAGTCCCCTGTGCAAGGCCCCCGCATCAAACATGTCTGTCGTCATGCTGCTGTGGCCCTAGGTCAGGCCCGGGCCATGGTGCCCGAAGACGTCCCCCGCCTCAGTGCTCTTCCTCTCCGGGATCGGCAGGACATCGCCACGGAGGGTAGGGGCGGGTGTGTTGTGGGAAGATTTGACAGCTGTGTCAAGTTTGGGGGCGAGCAAATGCACCAAGAGCCTAGGAGGGTAGGCgctgagttggatgcttggggcagGTGGCAAGTGGGTTGGAGTGCTGGGTCTTAGAGCAGATTTGGGGCACCAGGGACCTGAGCACTGTGGGAAAGTGGAGACCAGAGGGCCAATTGAATGGGATCTAGGTAAAAAGCCCAGTGGCTTTGTGACTCCATTCCTTCTTCTGCATTACGCTAGATACGTCATCAGCATCTGAGACTGAGAGTGTCCCATCACGGTCTCGGCGGGGAAAGGTGGAGtcagcagggcctgggggagaCTCAGAGCCTGCCGGGTCTGGAGGGACCCTGGCCCAAACGCCCCGGCGCTCGCTGCCCTCCCATCATGGCAAGAAGATGCGGATGGCACGGTGTGGACACTGTCGGGGCTGCCTGCGTGTGCAGGACTGTGGGTCCTGTGTCAACTGCCTGGACAAGCCCAAGTTTGGGGGCCCCAACACCAAGAAGCAGTGCTGTGTGTGAGTAGCCTGGGCGGAGCCTCTGTTCCCACCCATGGTTGTCAGTCACCCAGGCCTCCTGCCCCGCCAGAGCAGTGGGATTGGCATCCTTGTGGAGagcttcctctcttcccccagaCCACCAGTCCCCTACCCTGGTGACgtgctgctcccctccccagatACCGGAAGTGTGACAAGATAGAGGCTCGGAAGATGGAACGGTTGGCTAAAAAAGGTAACAGGACTTGAGGAGTATTTCTTTATACAACTGTGTTTAGATCCGTGGTGTGGAGGAAActatgttttctttgttctcttccccTTATCTTTGCAGTCTCCTACCTTTGTTGTCTTTCCATCGTGTGCTTTCATATCTCTCCTGTACTCGTTCTCTTCTGCCCCACTTCTTTTTGGCTTTTGTCCATCCCAGTGTCCCATGTCCCTGGCTGAGCTCAGATCCTACTAAGTCCCCTGTTCCCACAGGCCGGACGATAGTGAAGACGCTGTTGCCCTGGGATTCCGATGAATCTCCTGAGGCCTCCCCTGGTCCTCCAGGCCCACGCCGGGGGGCGGGAGCTGGGGGGCCCCGGGAGGAGGTGGTGGCCCCCCCAGGGCCCGAGGAGCAGGACTCCCTCCTACTGCAGCGCAAGTCAGCCCGGCGCTGCGTCAAACAGCGACCCTCCTATGATATCTTCGAGGACTcggatgactcagagcctgggggtCCCCCTGCTCCCCGGCGTCGGACCCCCCGAGAGAATGGTGCGAATTGCTTGTTGCTTCCCCTTTCAGTTAGTCCCGTGTCTTTTGTGTAGAAGGGGCGGGGTTCCCAGACCTGGGGCCCTACCAGTATGTTAGAGAACATAGCTGACTGCAAGGAAAGGAGGTAGTTTGGTGTGGATAGGGAGAACTGGTGCGTGAGGTTTTCAGTAGCTTATTGAGCCGGGTCATCCTAGTGGGTCCTAGTTAAAGATGGCCCTGGGGATCCAGGTAACATTAGGGggttgtggagaaaggggaatagGGAAGGAAGAACCTCACCTATTTAGGGTGAGGAATCTCTAAATAGGGGAACCTCACCATTTATGTGTCTTGCCTAGAGCTACCAGTACCAGAACCTGAGGAGCAGAGCCGGCCCCGCAAACCCACCCTGCAGCCTGTGTTGCAGCTTAAGGCTCGAAGGCGCCTGGACAAGGTCAGCAAGGCCCCACACCAAGAACCCTGAGCCCCGTGGAAGGCATGGCTCCTGCCCTTCGGGAGCTTCCTAGCAAGTCAGGGTAACGGACTCACCTGAGTGCCGTGTTTTCCACACCAGAGGACAGGCCCTGAGGGGTAAGGCAGGCCTGTCCTTCTGGAAAGCAAAGTAGGATCTGGGCAAGAGACAAGGCTGGGCAGACTGGGGGAAACGGCAGTGTGGAGGGAGGTCTGCAGAGGGTGAGCCTTGGTGGCCTTCCGATCACCACCTCCCTTTCTAGGACGCTTTGGCCCCTGGCCCCTTTACTTCTTTTCCCAATGGTTGGACTGGAAAACAGAAGTCCCCTGACGGAGTGCACCGGGTCCGTGTGGATTTTAAGGTATGGCATTGAGGAAGAGGGTCTCAAGGACCGTGTTTGGAAGAAACTTGATCGTATATGAAAAACCAGGGCTTTAAAGAAGAATTTGGCTTGTGTTCCTGGCTGCTCTCTGACCTgtgtcctctcttcctctcaggAGGATTGTGACCTGGAGAACGTGTGGCTGATGGGCGGCCTCAGTGTGCTCACCTCCGTGCCAGGGGGGCCGCCAATGGtgtgcttgctgtgtgccagtAAAGGCCTGCATGAGGTTGGATCCCCGCCTTTTCCCACAGCCCCTCAGGTCTCCATTGGCCCTCCTTGCCTGAGTTCTTGGGCCCTCTCAGCAGGGTCTCATCCCTGGCCTCTTGGCCTTACACTGTGCCCATTGttcactctccccacccccagctggtgTTCTGCCAAGTCTGCTGTGACCCTTTCCATCCATTCTGTCTGGAGGAGGCCGAACGGCCCCTGCCCCAACATCATGACACCTGGTGCTGCCGCCGCTGCAAGTTTTGCCACGTGTGTGGGCGCAAAGGCCGGGGATCCAAGGTTTGGGCACGGGAGCCGTGCGAGTGGGTGGAGGCATGGAGGAGAGGGATGTTCTTGTGTCAGTAGGTTCTGCCATTGTTGTCTTTCTCGAACTTCCCAACAGCACCTCCTGGAGTGTGAGCGCTGCCGCCATGCTTATCATCCAGCCTGCCTGGGGCCCAGCTACCCAACCCGGGCCACACGCAAACGGCGCCACTGGGTGAGAGACGAGGCCCACGCCCCTTGCTTTGGAGCTCTAATTAAGGCTGCTACCACCCCCAGACTTACTCTAGGCCAGGGCTTCCATGAGGAGGGAAAGGTCAGAGGTCCTTGTGAGAGTGTATCTGATAAACagcattttctcttctgaaatttcGTATAAACGAGACATACATGCAAAACTTATAAAGGATGATTGCAGGGGCTCATGGATTCCAAGGTCCTGGGCTCAGAATCCCCTGCTCCTGCCTGATCTCcactcctccctgtctccctgtgccAGTCTCCCCCACTtcattcctctccctccttcctccttgctTCTCTTGcccactttttttcctcttacctgTGCTTTCTCATTTGTCTCCTGCCTGCCATCCAGTCTTCTTTGCCCATCTCCTCCCACTGTACCCCCCAACACTGCTCCAGGCTGCTCCCCCTAATGTcaccctgccccccccgcccccagatcTGCTCAGCCTGCGTACGCTGTAAGAGCTGTGGGGCGACTCCAGGGAAGAACTGGGACGTCGAGTGGTCTGGAGATTACAGCCTCTGCCCCAGGTGCACCCAGCTCTATGAGAAAGGTGGGGACCTGTCAGGGGACCTGGGCCCTGGGGGACACCGGGCAGTGGGCCAGGCTCCTAGACAAGCAGGACAGATGTGTTTTTCTAGTGGCTTTGTATTCTCTAGCCGCGGAACCTTTCCTTCCATTCATGGTACTTTCCCACGGAAGCCTAGCCAGTACCTCAGATAGAGGGACATACTTTCTCTGAGgacagtgggagtgggggggcCTAGATCCCATTGTTGTGGTGGTCCCTGACATGTCCCCTGGATCCTCAGGACTCTACTGAGCACTTTGAAAACCCGGGCTTTCCCCATTTGCTCAGGCAGCATATTTAGCAAGGTTCTTTGTGAGGCATTGGGGTCACAGGGTTAAAAGAGGCTTTATCCTCAGCCAACGATTTGAGAATAGTAGGGACCCAAGATGGAACATAGCAGAGGCAGCCCTCACGGCAGCCAAGAGGTGGTGGCCCCAGAGAGACCTCCAGGGGACAGGTAGTGGCCCCAGCTCCTCTGACttgcccttttcttcccttttctgcaGGAAATTTCTGCCCAATCTGCACACGCTGCTATGAAGACAACGACTACGAGAGCAAGATGATGCAGTGTGCACAGTGTGACCACTGGGTGCACGCCAAGTGCGAGGGACTCTCGGGTGAGCAGCAGAGTGTCTGGGCTGCTGCCTCAGCCCGGAGGGGGTCCCCGTCCTACCCACAGCACAGGCCCTTATGGGACAGGTGGGCTTAATATCCTTGGCAACCTCTAGGGGCTGCTGAGAGCCAACTCTCACGTCCTCCCAAACCATTCTCTCCTATCCTACTTTGGCTGTTTTAGATGAAGATTATGAGATCCTTTCTGGGCTGCCAGACTCCGTGCTATATACCTGCGGACCGTGTGCAGGGGCCACGCACCCCCGCTGGCGAGAGGCCCTGAGTGGGGCCTTGCAGGGGGGCCTACGCCAGGTGCTCCAGGGCCTACTGAGCTCCAAGGTGGCGGGCCCATTGCTGCTGTGCACTCAGGTCTGGGGGCTCGGGAGGTAGGGGGGGGTGGGGCCAGGCCCAGCACCAGCCCTGCTGACTTCCTGTCTCTGCAGTGTGGGCAGGCTGGAAAGCAGCTGCACCCGGGGCCCTGTGATCTGCAAGCCGTGAGTCGGCGGTTCGAGGAAGGCCACTACAAGTCCGTGGTGAGTGGGACACAGAGGAACAGGTGGGTGTCAggaggaggggggttgggggcggggtgggggctcTGATCCTGACAAGCTCCCTTACAGCACAGCTTTATGGAGGACATGGTGGGCATCCTGATGAAGCACTCAGAAGAAGGAGAAACCCCAGAGCGCCGGGCTGGAGGCCAGATGAAGGGGCTCCTACTGAAGGTGAGAACTTTGGGGAAAGCCTATAGGGTGGCTTGAAtggaagtggggaagagagagtgggtaCTTCAGACCCTGCCCCCACCAACTTGCCTGGGGAAGCCAGTTCTTCTCATTTTGTTAACCCACTCCCCAGCTGCTAGAGTCTGCGTTCGGCTGGTTCGACGCCCATGACCCCAAGTACTGGCGACGGAGTACCCGGCTGCCGAAGTGAGCAAGGCTGGGTAGCAGGAGGGGATCTAGGGGATAAGGGCAAAAGCAAGGGCACATGGGAATCCAGGGTCAACCTGGGCTGAGAATGGACGAGGAATAGAGTTAGCATCTAGAGGGCGGTGGAGCCAGGAGGAGCGTCCTTGGGGATTCTAGGTCAGCAAAAACTCAGATTGTGCAGTTAGCCCGCTTTATTTCTACTTTGTGCAAGGTAGTGTTGGGGACAGCAATGAGTTAGCCAtgtttggggggggtgggagttGAAGTTGAACAGGCACATTAATGCCTGATAAGCCAGATTGTCAGGGTGGTGATGGGAAAGTCCAAGGGGATATGAGAGCCCAGAGAAGGTTCCTAGGGCCTAAGACTTTCCAGAAGAGATGACACAGCTGAGATGTGGAAAAAGAGTTATTACAGACATGAGGAACAGCATTTCACGTGTCACAGGTGGCATGGGGGGGCCCCGGCTCATTTGGGAGACTGGGAGAAATGCCACATGGAGAGAGGACCAAGTGTGTCATGGCATGTTTAGGCTAAGATTTGGGTGGCCACCCATGTTAGACGTGTCAGATGCTGACCCTGCCTGTCCACAGCGGAGTTCTTCCCAATGCCGTGTTACCTCCATCCTTGGACCATGTCTACGCTCAGTGGAGGCAGCAGGAACCAGAGACCCCAGAATCAGGGCAGCCTCCAGGGGACCCCTCAGCAGGTACTGGGAAGTGGGGGCTGGAAGCCAGGGCCCCTGAGTTGGTGGAACAAACTCTAGGTCCTGATTCTGGAACTTCCCTTTCCACACCCCTTCCAGCTTTTCAGGGCAAGGATCCAGCTGCTTTCTCACACCTGGAGGACCCCCGTCAGTGTGCGCTCTGCCTCAAATATGGGGATGCAGACTCTAAGGTGAGGGCTACCATGTGAAGTCCCAGGTTTTGGGGCTTAGTCCCTGGGGCCTCGCCTCACACCATTTCTCCTCTGCCCCCAGGAGGCGGGACGGCTCCTATACATTGGGCAGAATGAGTGGACACATGTCAACTGTGCCATTTGGTCAGCTGAAGTGTTTGAGGAAAATGATGGCTCCCTCAAAAACGTGCATGCTGCTGTAGCTCGAGGGAGGCAGATGGTGAGAGCCCGGGCCTAGAGAGGTGGGCAGCCCTGGGGTCTCAGGTAGGGCCCCCTGCAGGGGAGACAGCTCCTGTTTCACAGTCTTTACCCCAACATGTCCTTTCACCGCTGGTCCTGGGTGTCATTTTTTGGTTGTCCCAGGACTCTGGTGCTGCAATGATAGCggctacccccccacccccatttgagcttgaagtctgggagaTTAAAAGTTGGAAGATCTTTTGTTGATTCAACCTGTTCTGGATGCTTTCTATGCAGTGTGGTACTTAGCTCTTACTGTGTTCCTATGAGATGAGGTATTGACGGGGCTAGAACCTCTCCTCGCCAGTGTGGGACCTGGGTTAGGTGCCGTAGGATGCCTCAGGATTAGGAAGTGAAGCACAGGGGATATCTACTTGGTGGGAGGtcagtgaagattaaatgaaatgatacagGTTTCACATTAAAATGGTG from the Prionailurus viverrinus isolate Anna chromosome E2, UM_Priviv_1.0, whole genome shotgun sequence genome contains:
- the KMT2B gene encoding histone-lysine N-methyltransferase 2B, with the protein product MAAAAGGGSCPGPGSARGRFPGRPRGSGGGGGRGGRGSGAERVRVALRRGGGATGPGGAEPGEDTALLRLLGLRRGLRRLRRLWAGPRIQRGRGRGRGRGWGPSRGCVPEESSDEESDDEEFQGFHSDEDVAPSSLRSALRSQRGRAPRGRGRKHKTTPIAPPRLADVAPTPPKTPARKRGEEGTERMVQALTELLRRAQAPPAPRGRTCEPSTPRRSRGRPPGRPAGPCRKKQQAVVVAEAAVTIPKPEPPPPVVPVKHRTGSWKCKEGPGPGPGTPKRGGQAGRGGRGGRGRGRGGLPLVIKFVSKAKKVKMGQLSLGVESGQGQDQREESWQDAPQGRAGSGQGEGPCWRKEQKLEEEREKETEEEKDKEKEEEKVEGAGPEEMMLAEEKEEAELPSPPSTPPEPPAPAAPAAPPPAPPPPPLPSPPSLPPPPPLPPPPPPPPPPPLPPLPPPSTSPSSPLCPPPPPVSPLPPPSPPPPPAPEEQEESPPPVVPATCSRKRGRPPLTPSQRAEREAARAVPEGTPPTPTPSTTTGGPLEDSPTVAPKSTTFLKNIRQFIMPVVSARSSRVIKTPRRFMDEDPPKPLKVEVSPTLRPPVAMSPLAPPEPAPAPSPPRAPTPPSTPVPLPEKRRSILREPTFRWTSLTRELPPPPPAPPPAPPPLPAPVTPSRRPLLLRAPQFTPSEAHLKIYESVLTTPLGAPEAPEPEPPPADDSPAEPEPRAVGRTNHLSLPRFAPVVATPVKAEVPLPGAPTLSNGQQPQPQAQLQQPLQALQTQLLPQALPPQQPQLQPQLQLQPQPPPQQPPPLEKARVAGLGSLPLSGVEEKMFSLLKRAKVQLFKIDQQQQQKVASLLPPSPGGQMEEVVGTVKQLSDRGSVRSEDESMETKRERPSGPESPVQGPRIKHVCRHAAVALGQARAMVPEDVPRLSALPLRDRQDIATEDTSSASETESVPSRSRRGKVESAGPGGDSEPAGSGGTLAQTPRRSLPSHHGKKMRMARCGHCRGCLRVQDCGSCVNCLDKPKFGGPNTKKQCCVYRKCDKIEARKMERLAKKGRTIVKTLLPWDSDESPEASPGPPGPRRGAGAGGPREEVVAPPGPEEQDSLLLQRKSARRCVKQRPSYDIFEDSDDSEPGGPPAPRRRTPRENELPVPEPEEQSRPRKPTLQPVLQLKARRRLDKDALAPGPFTSFPNGWTGKQKSPDGVHRVRVDFKEDCDLENVWLMGGLSVLTSVPGGPPMVCLLCASKGLHELVFCQVCCDPFHPFCLEEAERPLPQHHDTWCCRRCKFCHVCGRKGRGSKHLLECERCRHAYHPACLGPSYPTRATRKRRHWICSACVRCKSCGATPGKNWDVEWSGDYSLCPRCTQLYEKGNFCPICTRCYEDNDYESKMMQCAQCDHWVHAKCEGLSDEDYEILSGLPDSVLYTCGPCAGATHPRWREALSGALQGGLRQVLQGLLSSKVAGPLLLCTQCGQAGKQLHPGPCDLQAVSRRFEEGHYKSVHSFMEDMVGILMKHSEEGETPERRAGGQMKGLLLKLLESAFGWFDAHDPKYWRRSTRLPNGVLPNAVLPPSLDHVYAQWRQQEPETPESGQPPGDPSAAFQGKDPAAFSHLEDPRQCALCLKYGDADSKEAGRLLYIGQNEWTHVNCAIWSAEVFEENDGSLKNVHAAVARGRQMRCELCLKPGATVGCCLSSCLSNFHFMCARASYCIFQDDKKVFCQKHTDLLDGKEIVTPDGFDVLRRVYVDFEGINFKRKFLTGLEPDAINVLIGSIRIDSLGTLSDLSDCEGRLFPIGYQCSRLYWSTVDARRRCWYRCRILEYRPWGPREEPVHLEAAEENQTIVHSPTPSSEPPDHVDPPPDTDALIPGAPEHHSPVQNLDPPLRPDLSIAPPPAPRSFSGARIKVPNYSPSRRPLGGVSFGPLPSPGSPSSLTHHIPTVGDLDFPAPPRRSRRPSPLTPRLPPSRRASPPLRTSPQLRVPPPTSVVRALTPTSGELAPPGPAPSPPPPPEDLGPDFEDMEVVSGLSAADLDFAASLLGTEPFQEEIVAAGAVGSSHGGPGDSSEEEASPTPRYVHFPVTVVSGPALAPGALPGTPRIEQLDGVDDGTDSEAEAVQQPRGQGTPPSGPGVGRAGVIGAAGDRTRPPEDLPSEIVDFVLKNLGGPGEGGAGPREEPLPPAPPLANGSQPSQGLPPSPADPTRTFAWLPGAPGVRVLSLGPAPEPPKPATSKIILVNKLGQVFVKMAGEGEPVSPPVKQPPLPPPIPPTAPASWTLPPGPLLGVLPVVGVVRPAPPPPPPPLTLVLSSGPPSPPHQAIRVKRVSTFSGRSPPAPPPNKTPRLEEDGESLEDAPQGPGLSGSGFSRVRMKTPTVRGVLDLDEPGEPTGEESPRPLQDRSPLLSLPEGGPPRAPDGPPDLLLESQWHHYSGEASSSEEEPPSPEDKENQAPKRAGPHLRFEISSEDGFSVEAESLEGAWRTLIEKVQEARGHARLRHLSFSGMSGARLLGIHHDAVIFLAEQLPGAQRCQHYKFRYHQQGEGQEEPPLNPHGAARAEVYLRKCTFDMFNFLASQHRVLPEGATCDEEEDEVQLRSTRRATSLELPMAMRFRHLKKTSKEAVGVYRSAIHGRGLFCKRNIDAGEMVIEYSGIVIRSVLTDKREKFYDGKGIGCYMFRMDDFDVVDATMHGNAARFINHSCEPNCFSRVIHVEGQKHIVIFALRRILRGEELTYDYKFPIEDASNKLPCNCGAKRCRRFLN